A single region of the Halopiger xanaduensis SH-6 genome encodes:
- a CDS encoding succinylglutamate desuccinylase/aspartoacylase domain-containing protein has translation MKVAQIGSGTPEVAVVAGIHGDEPCGVRAVERLLDERPTVERPVKLIVANEKALERQVRFVDEDLNRAFPGDPDAKTHEGQLAHRLVEELEGCLTFSMHSTQSHAEPFAIVNGVNETAEEIVPQLPVTAMVETSNFAEGRLFSEIDTVEVECGMQGSETAAQNADRLTRAFLTAVGALPGDTMYNDLPVYRLTDVIRKQEADTYEVFVDNFAEVEAGESFAAADGDEQVADESFYPVLMSSNGYRDVFGYAAEKLDVLTAPPAAD, from the coding sequence ATGAAAGTTGCACAGATCGGGTCGGGAACGCCGGAGGTCGCAGTCGTCGCGGGCATCCACGGGGACGAACCCTGCGGCGTCCGCGCGGTCGAACGGCTGCTCGACGAGCGCCCGACCGTCGAACGGCCCGTCAAGCTCATCGTCGCCAACGAGAAGGCGTTGGAGCGGCAGGTGCGGTTCGTCGACGAGGATCTCAACCGCGCGTTCCCGGGCGACCCGGACGCGAAGACCCACGAAGGACAGCTCGCACACCGGCTCGTCGAGGAACTCGAGGGTTGTCTCACCTTCTCGATGCACTCTACCCAGAGCCACGCCGAACCGTTCGCGATCGTCAACGGGGTCAACGAGACGGCCGAGGAGATCGTGCCCCAGCTGCCGGTGACGGCGATGGTCGAGACGAGCAACTTCGCGGAGGGACGGCTCTTCTCCGAGATCGACACCGTCGAGGTCGAGTGTGGCATGCAGGGGTCGGAGACGGCCGCGCAGAACGCCGACCGGTTGACCCGCGCGTTCCTCACCGCCGTCGGTGCGCTGCCCGGCGATACGATGTACAACGACCTGCCCGTCTACCGACTCACCGACGTCATCCGCAAGCAGGAGGCCGACACCTACGAGGTGTTCGTCGACAACTTCGCCGAGGTCGAGGCCGGGGAGTCGTTCGCGGCGGCCGACGGCGACGAGCAGGTCGCCGACGAGTCGTTCTACCCGGTGCTCATGTCGTCGAACGGCTACCGCGACGTCTTCGGCTACGCCGCCGAAAAGCTGGACGTGCTGACGGCGCCGCCGGCGGCCGACTGA
- a CDS encoding HTTM domain-containing protein: MTPSRSDASTAGSRAAIVARLRSAVAPRLGIDPRALAAFRIALGLILLGDLLFLRVPGLHAFYTDAGTFPRSALAELYPTFEALSLHALSGSAWAQGLLFLIAGVFAGLLLVGYRTTLATLASALLLASMQARNPYVLNGGDTILLSLLVLGLFLPLGARWSIDARRRGRCADRDTAADTPATVDDRVLSVATATILVHFVTIYAVNGVLKTRSETWMNGTAVAQIFHLEQFIVGLGPYLAEQTPLLVAANWSWSALLTAAPLLLVCRDRLRFALAGAFVGAQLGLAATMRLGAFPFVMVAALLLFFPPRVWDRLEAALERTGLERRLESATDRTVATDGGRRLPSLPSITIPPTVRRVTRVAGNVVLICFLVGLIAWQAAGLGVAEMPEEVVEDDVEDVSWAFFAPEPISGTWWYAWEADLESGETIDTLRDESGAIDRPPDAADRYPSTLWMRYGLDLRSADESEYEPLADYLCDRVAAEHETGPDTDLESVTVYTVEQPVGPSGPVGDLEVDRRIEYGC; encoded by the coding sequence ATGACTCCCTCCCGATCCGACGCGTCGACGGCAGGCAGCCGAGCGGCGATAGTTGCACGGCTCCGATCCGCCGTCGCACCGCGGCTCGGGATCGATCCGCGTGCGCTCGCCGCCTTTCGGATTGCGCTGGGACTGATACTCCTCGGCGATCTCCTGTTCCTTCGGGTGCCGGGACTGCACGCGTTCTACACCGACGCCGGGACGTTCCCGCGGTCGGCGCTGGCGGAACTCTACCCGACGTTCGAGGCGCTTTCGCTGCACGCGCTGTCGGGTTCGGCCTGGGCGCAGGGGCTATTATTCCTAATCGCCGGCGTCTTCGCCGGCCTGTTGCTCGTCGGCTACCGGACGACGCTGGCGACGCTCGCATCCGCGCTCCTGCTCGCGTCCATGCAGGCCCGGAACCCCTACGTCCTCAACGGGGGCGACACGATCTTGCTGTCCCTGCTGGTCCTCGGACTCTTCCTGCCACTGGGCGCTCGGTGGTCGATCGATGCGCGGCGGCGCGGACGCTGCGCCGATCGTGACACCGCTGCCGACACTCCAGCGACCGTCGACGACCGCGTCCTCTCGGTCGCAACCGCGACCATCCTCGTCCACTTCGTAACCATCTACGCCGTCAACGGCGTGCTCAAGACCCGCAGCGAGACGTGGATGAACGGCACCGCCGTCGCGCAGATCTTCCACCTCGAGCAGTTCATCGTGGGGCTCGGCCCCTACCTCGCGGAGCAGACGCCGCTGCTCGTCGCGGCCAACTGGTCGTGGTCGGCGCTGCTCACCGCGGCCCCGCTGCTACTCGTTTGCCGCGACCGCCTGCGGTTCGCGCTGGCGGGCGCGTTCGTCGGCGCGCAGTTGGGGCTGGCCGCGACGATGCGCCTCGGCGCCTTCCCGTTCGTCATGGTCGCCGCGCTGTTGCTCTTCTTCCCGCCGCGCGTCTGGGATCGCCTCGAGGCGGCGCTCGAGCGCACCGGACTCGAGCGGCGGCTCGAATCGGCGACGGATCGAACCGTAGCTACTGACGGCGGGCGGCGGTTGCCGTCGCTTCCGTCGATTACGATTCCGCCGACCGTGCGTCGCGTCACGCGAGTCGCCGGGAACGTCGTCCTGATCTGCTTCCTCGTCGGACTGATCGCGTGGCAGGCCGCGGGGCTGGGGGTCGCCGAGATGCCCGAAGAGGTCGTCGAGGACGACGTCGAAGACGTCAGCTGGGCGTTTTTCGCGCCGGAGCCGATCAGCGGCACCTGGTGGTACGCGTGGGAAGCCGACCTCGAGTCCGGCGAAACGATCGACACGCTCCGGGACGAGTCGGGCGCGATCGATCGGCCGCCGGACGCCGCCGACAGGTACCCGTCGACGCTCTGGATGCGGTACGGGCTGGATCTGCGGAGCGCGGACGAGAGCGAGTACGAACCCCTGGCCGACTACCTCTGCGACCGCGTCGCCGCCGAGCACGAAACGGGACCGGATACCGACCTCGAGTCGGTGACCGTCTACACCGTCGAGCAGCCGGTCGGTCCCTCGGGTCCGGTCGGTGATCTCGAGGTTGACCGGCGGATCGAATACGGGTGTTGA
- a CDS encoding glutaredoxin family protein → MDFPPNQGLDQEEVTERVEETIEENEVVLFMKGTELMPQCGYSRKALGLIDHHRDEYETVDVLESLDEYRQALSEHSDWETIPQTFVDGEFVGGSDILEELEERGELAETLNAA, encoded by the coding sequence ATGGACTTTCCACCGAACCAGGGACTCGATCAGGAGGAGGTAACCGAGCGCGTCGAGGAAACCATCGAGGAAAACGAGGTCGTCCTCTTCATGAAGGGGACCGAGCTCATGCCTCAGTGCGGCTACTCCCGCAAGGCGCTCGGCCTGATCGATCACCACCGCGACGAGTACGAGACGGTCGACGTCCTCGAGTCGCTCGACGAGTACCGGCAGGCGCTCTCGGAGCACAGCGACTGGGAGACGATCCCGCAGACGTTCGTCGACGGCGAGTTCGTGGGCGGCTCGGACATCCTCGAGGAACTCGAGGAGCGCGGCGAGCTTGCAGAGACGCTTAACGCAGCCTAA
- a CDS encoding inositol monophosphatase family protein has product MSERDDNREVDAEYEPERRASVAISAAEAGAAIAADSFRGDLEVEQKDGKTDVVTQVDRNAQTRVIEVIREAFPDDPIVGEEEDALKQVPEAGPAWIVDPIDGTNNYVDGIRAFGTAIAAVVDGEPVAGATVCPALEDTYRVGPKGAFLNGEPLSVSDCTDPERAHVCPTFWWDFDQRDQYAAATRALVDRFGDVRRFGCAQLELGMVASGALEGVVTNLRANPWDTVAGVALIRAAGGTVTDLEGERWRHDSRGLVASNGGVHDELLEAAREIDAA; this is encoded by the coding sequence ATGAGCGAACGCGATGACAACCGCGAGGTCGACGCCGAGTACGAACCGGAGCGGCGGGCGAGCGTCGCGATCAGCGCCGCAGAAGCCGGCGCCGCGATCGCGGCCGACTCGTTCCGCGGCGATCTCGAGGTCGAACAGAAAGACGGGAAGACCGACGTCGTCACGCAGGTCGATCGGAACGCCCAGACGCGCGTCATCGAAGTCATCCGCGAGGCGTTTCCGGACGACCCGATCGTCGGCGAGGAGGAAGACGCGCTGAAGCAGGTTCCCGAGGCGGGACCGGCCTGGATCGTGGACCCGATCGACGGCACGAACAACTACGTCGACGGCATCCGCGCGTTCGGGACGGCCATCGCGGCGGTCGTCGACGGCGAGCCCGTCGCCGGGGCGACCGTCTGTCCCGCCCTCGAGGACACCTACCGCGTCGGTCCCAAGGGTGCCTTCCTGAACGGCGAGCCGCTGTCGGTCAGCGACTGTACCGACCCCGAACGGGCGCACGTCTGCCCGACGTTCTGGTGGGACTTCGACCAGCGCGACCAGTACGCCGCGGCGACGCGCGCGCTCGTCGACCGGTTCGGCGACGTGCGCCGCTTCGGCTGCGCCCAGCTCGAGCTCGGGATGGTCGCGTCGGGCGCGCTCGAGGGCGTCGTGACGAACCTGCGGGCCAATCCCTGGGACACCGTCGCCGGCGTCGCGCTGATCCGCGCGGCCGGCGGCACCGTCACCGACCTCGAGGGCGAGCGCTGGCGCCACGACAGCCGGGGCCTGGTCGCCTCGAACGGCGGCGTTCACGACGAGTTGCTCGAGGCGGCCCGCGAAATCGACGCCGCCTAG
- a CDS encoding DUF63 family protein, with translation MYESIERYGPERVWAAAVVLLVAGIAAAATAFPRQVYVEFIWQYYWGPVVADAHSWSCVAWAGSEQIPCSQAGPNAGPTASPGYTFVSYAGYIPTLILGVIGVVFLIKRLEIERYRAGFYGLFPFMLFGGALRVVEDANAAAYRATGTLAIDLPWSGFIISPLIYFTVFAVTAVAVVVSVWLERNDYVSGYEYPLFAVGTGLLALTLAHLGYTAATEPFSRFYPLLLVTTLVGATAATALTWGAIQRFAPGINRGTEYMGIVVIWAHAVDGVANVIGLDWATAFGHSSNLVPKHPINAAIVDWTGSILPANVVAVTGEAWPFLLVKLAAAVVVVWIFDETVFEDSPRYAILLMITVVAVGLGPGTRDMLRATFGV, from the coding sequence ATGTACGAGTCCATCGAGCGGTACGGGCCCGAGCGCGTCTGGGCCGCGGCCGTCGTCCTCTTGGTCGCGGGGATCGCGGCAGCGGCCACCGCGTTCCCCCGGCAGGTGTACGTCGAGTTCATCTGGCAGTACTACTGGGGTCCGGTGGTCGCCGACGCCCACAGCTGGAGCTGCGTCGCCTGGGCGGGCAGCGAGCAGATTCCGTGCTCGCAGGCCGGCCCGAACGCCGGTCCGACGGCCTCGCCGGGCTACACCTTCGTCTCGTATGCGGGCTACATCCCGACGCTCATCCTCGGAGTCATCGGCGTCGTCTTCCTCATCAAACGCCTCGAGATCGAGCGGTACCGTGCGGGCTTCTACGGGCTGTTCCCGTTCATGCTGTTCGGCGGCGCGCTGCGGGTCGTCGAGGACGCGAACGCGGCCGCCTACCGCGCCACGGGGACGCTCGCGATCGATCTCCCGTGGTCCGGCTTCATCATCAGCCCGCTCATCTACTTCACCGTCTTCGCCGTCACCGCCGTCGCGGTCGTCGTCTCGGTCTGGCTCGAGCGCAACGACTACGTGTCGGGCTACGAGTACCCGCTCTTTGCGGTCGGGACCGGGCTGCTCGCGCTGACGCTCGCCCACCTCGGCTACACGGCGGCGACGGAGCCGTTCTCCCGGTTTTACCCGCTCCTGCTGGTGACGACGCTCGTCGGCGCGACCGCCGCGACGGCGCTTACGTGGGGCGCGATCCAGCGGTTCGCGCCCGGGATCAACCGCGGCACCGAGTACATGGGGATCGTGGTCATCTGGGCCCACGCGGTCGACGGCGTCGCGAACGTCATCGGCCTCGACTGGGCGACCGCCTTCGGCCACTCGAGTAACCTCGTCCCCAAACACCCGATCAACGCGGCTATCGTCGACTGGACCGGATCGATCCTTCCGGCGAACGTCGTCGCCGTCACCGGCGAAGCGTGGCCGTTCCTGCTCGTGAAACTCGCGGCGGCGGTCGTCGTCGTCTGGATCTTCGACGAGACCGTCTTCGAGGACAGCCCGCGCTACGCGATCTTGCTGATGATCACCGTCGTCGCGGTCGGGCTCGGGCCCGGGACGCGAGACATGCTCCGGGCGACGTTCGGCGTCTAA
- a CDS encoding DUF7333 family protein: MEFDLPTTAAAFIAVIALGVGGLIAAPMMTTDTVLMMVAPSMIVFGLIMFGIGLLHGQYRASP; the protein is encoded by the coding sequence ATGGAATTCGATCTTCCCACGACCGCGGCCGCGTTCATCGCAGTGATCGCGCTCGGCGTCGGCGGCCTCATCGCCGCGCCGATGATGACGACGGACACCGTCCTGATGATGGTCGCGCCGTCGATGATCGTCTTCGGACTGATTATGTTCGGGATCGGTCTGCTGCACGGCCAGTACCGGGCGAGTCCCTGA
- a CDS encoding phosphoadenosine phosphosulfate reductase family protein, producing the protein MSENFPDYVDVDYDDGDGEDPEDYQHIQDKIEKAIEVTREGLEAYENPAVMWTGGKDSTLTLYFIKEVADRFDLEVPPAVFIDHYQHFDEIHDFVDHWADEWDLEVIYARNEDVGEYVDEHGLEPGDDIEISELSEHNQHHVREILEYEEDTFPFLLDTYVGNHLLKTVALNDALEEHDIDGVISGVRWDEQEARADETFFSPRHDPDIYPPHDRIQPILQFDEAAVWDAFWNFVVPDTVDEFPEDGYVPQADDDLPEGVTQEDVPISPKYFAGFRSLGSEVSTEKSDEDPAWLQDLEGTTERAGRAQDKEDLMERLRDLGYM; encoded by the coding sequence ATGAGCGAGAACTTCCCCGACTACGTCGACGTCGACTACGACGACGGCGACGGCGAAGATCCCGAGGACTATCAGCACATCCAGGACAAGATCGAGAAGGCCATCGAGGTCACCCGCGAGGGCCTCGAGGCGTACGAGAACCCGGCCGTGATGTGGACCGGCGGTAAGGACTCGACGCTCACGCTGTACTTCATCAAGGAGGTCGCCGACCGCTTCGACCTCGAGGTACCGCCCGCGGTCTTCATCGACCACTACCAGCACTTCGACGAGATCCACGACTTCGTCGACCACTGGGCCGACGAGTGGGACCTCGAGGTCATCTACGCGCGCAATGAGGACGTCGGCGAGTACGTCGACGAACACGGCTTAGAGCCCGGCGACGACATCGAGATTTCCGAACTGTCGGAGCACAACCAGCACCACGTCCGCGAGATCCTCGAGTACGAGGAGGACACCTTCCCCTTCCTGCTGGACACCTACGTCGGCAACCACCTGCTGAAGACGGTCGCGCTCAACGACGCGCTCGAGGAACACGACATCGACGGCGTCATCTCCGGCGTCCGCTGGGACGAGCAGGAGGCCCGCGCCGACGAGACGTTCTTCTCGCCGCGCCACGATCCGGACATCTACCCGCCCCACGACCGCATCCAGCCCATCCTGCAGTTCGACGAGGCCGCGGTCTGGGACGCCTTCTGGAACTTCGTCGTGCCGGACACCGTCGACGAGTTCCCCGAGGACGGCTACGTCCCGCAGGCCGACGACGACCTGCCGGAGGGCGTCACGCAGGAGGACGTTCCGATCTCGCCGAAGTACTTCGCCGGCTTCCGCTCGCTCGGCAGCGAGGTCTCGACCGAGAAAAGCGACGAGGATCCCGCCTGGCTGCAGGACCTCGAGGGAACGACCGAGCGCGCGGGCCGCGCCCAGGACAAGGAGGACCTGATGGAGCGCCTGCGCGACCTCGGTTACATGTAA
- a CDS encoding class I SAM-dependent methyltransferase has protein sequence MVDKDAVRRGYDGLAETYAAQRDPDGGEWRMLERLRERLPSGAQVLDAGCGQGDPVLRRLDDDPAVEATGVDFSRQQLRFASEAAPNVALAQGDITSLPVADSAFDAVTAFHSLIHVPETQHRAVVDEFARVLRPGGLALLTEGTADWQGANSDWLETGVEMQWYIAGADATREQLRAAGFTVRDERLVGDELADEEASWTVFLAQLED, from the coding sequence ATGGTCGACAAAGACGCCGTCCGCCGGGGATACGACGGGCTGGCGGAAACGTACGCCGCGCAGCGCGATCCCGACGGCGGCGAGTGGCGGATGCTCGAGCGACTGCGAGAGCGGTTGCCGTCAGGCGCGCAGGTGCTCGATGCCGGCTGCGGCCAGGGCGACCCGGTACTGCGCCGGCTGGACGACGATCCCGCGGTCGAGGCGACCGGCGTCGACTTCTCGCGCCAGCAGCTACGGTTCGCGAGCGAGGCCGCTCCGAACGTCGCCCTCGCGCAAGGCGATATCACGTCGCTCCCCGTCGCCGACAGTGCGTTCGACGCCGTGACCGCCTTTCACTCGCTGATTCACGTCCCCGAGACGCAGCATCGGGCGGTCGTCGACGAGTTCGCGCGCGTCCTGCGTCCGGGCGGGCTGGCCTTGCTGACCGAAGGGACGGCCGACTGGCAGGGCGCGAATTCGGACTGGCTCGAGACCGGCGTCGAGATGCAGTGGTACATCGCCGGCGCGGACGCGACGCGCGAGCAACTCCGGGCCGCCGGATTTACCGTCCGCGACGAGCGACTGGTCGGCGACGAACTCGCCGACGAAGAGGCTTCGTGGACGGTGTTTCTCGCGCAACTCGAGGACTGA
- a CDS encoding DUF354 domain-containing protein, whose protein sequence is MRCLFFNNTPAHVHLYKHTVERLEADGHDVLVLARGDEFTESLLSYHDVPYETYGDRGESLHSLLWELPTHLYEMGRKARAFDPDVIFGIGPYAAYTGTITGTPAIAVLDSEPSLDHVVSRPFVQAFLTPEAFQKDLGEKHYRFEGFKESAYLHPDVFEPDESVREDLGVGPDEPYAIVRLNAFNGHHDVGREGFSLEQRRRLLEALSEHATIFVSDEGGELDFSSLEARPYDLHPARIHDALAEADLLVADTQTMVTEAALLGTPAIRSNSFVGEDDMGNFLELEDAGLVENIGEFEAVLERAEELLADESAPERWERRRDDYVEDMVNLTEVLSNIALAYSETSTDPVPVDVTGPSTGTGTGRGEGVN, encoded by the coding sequence GTGCGCTGTCTCTTCTTTAACAATACGCCGGCTCACGTTCATCTGTACAAACACACTGTCGAGCGACTCGAGGCGGACGGACACGACGTGCTCGTCCTCGCGCGCGGCGACGAGTTCACCGAATCGCTGCTCTCGTACCACGACGTGCCCTACGAGACCTACGGCGATCGGGGCGAGTCGCTACACTCGTTGCTGTGGGAGCTGCCGACCCACCTGTACGAAATGGGGCGCAAGGCGCGGGCGTTCGATCCGGACGTTATCTTCGGTATCGGCCCCTACGCGGCCTACACCGGCACGATCACGGGAACGCCGGCGATCGCCGTCCTCGACTCCGAGCCGTCGCTGGATCACGTCGTCTCCCGGCCCTTCGTGCAGGCGTTCCTGACGCCCGAGGCCTTCCAGAAGGATCTCGGCGAGAAACACTACCGGTTCGAGGGATTCAAGGAATCGGCCTATCTCCACCCCGACGTCTTCGAACCGGACGAATCCGTCCGCGAGGATCTGGGCGTCGGGCCCGACGAACCGTACGCGATCGTCCGGCTCAACGCCTTCAACGGCCACCACGACGTCGGCCGCGAGGGCTTCTCGCTCGAGCAGCGCCGGCGGCTGCTCGAGGCGCTCTCGGAGCACGCCACCATTTTCGTCTCCGACGAGGGCGGCGAGCTCGATTTCTCGAGTCTCGAGGCGCGCCCGTACGATCTCCATCCGGCGCGGATCCACGACGCCCTCGCCGAGGCCGACCTGCTGGTCGCGGACACGCAGACGATGGTCACCGAGGCCGCGCTGCTCGGCACGCCGGCGATCCGCTCGAACTCCTTCGTCGGCGAGGACGACATGGGCAACTTCCTCGAACTCGAGGACGCGGGGCTCGTCGAGAACATCGGCGAGTTTGAGGCGGTTCTCGAGCGCGCGGAAGAACTGCTCGCGGACGAATCGGCACCCGAACGGTGGGAGCGGCGGCGGGACGACTACGTCGAAGACATGGTCAATCTCACGGAGGTTCTCTCGAACATCGCACTGGCGTACAGCGAGACGAGTACCGACCCGGTTCCGGTCGACGTCACTGGACCAAGCACGGGTACGGGAACGGGCCGCGGCGAGGGGGTGAACTGA
- a CDS encoding DUF7110 family protein — protein MSTEESRHVYRLHSTLELPLEDLRDHLEEAKYPDGIDDVELTRRNNTLILKAVAEDQSVSKYTPTAQLKASVTENRVYEEDPDERRQSFSWDEEEEEEIESELVEFAAFKGDRETVLQNSLLQYEMFLVLCEIAEAAEKGTLTAISERDGELQATRIVDGEPRPANIEVVEGPRDHGSGETGVNWRDNKFISD, from the coding sequence ATGTCAACAGAGGAATCCAGACACGTTTATCGGTTGCACTCGACGCTCGAACTGCCCCTCGAAGACCTGCGAGACCACCTCGAGGAGGCGAAATACCCGGACGGCATCGACGACGTGGAACTCACCCGGCGGAACAACACGCTCATTCTCAAAGCCGTCGCGGAGGACCAATCGGTCAGCAAGTACACGCCGACGGCCCAGCTCAAGGCCAGCGTCACCGAAAACCGCGTCTACGAGGAGGATCCCGACGAGCGCCGCCAGTCCTTTAGCTGGGACGAGGAGGAAGAGGAGGAGATCGAGTCCGAACTCGTCGAGTTCGCGGCGTTCAAGGGCGACCGCGAGACGGTGCTGCAGAACTCCCTGCTGCAGTACGAGATGTTCCTCGTTCTCTGCGAGATCGCCGAAGCCGCCGAGAAGGGCACGCTGACGGCCATCTCGGAGCGCGACGGCGAACTGCAGGCGACCCGGATCGTCGACGGCGAGCCGCGCCCGGCCAACATCGAAGTCGTCGAAGGGCCGCGCGATCACGGCTCCGGCGAGACGGGCGTCAACTGGCGCGACAACAAGTTTATCAGCGACTGA
- a CDS encoding DUF309 domain-containing protein has protein sequence MSDHTSDPTVAAPPDGTAPTGWLESAGRWEHATLREATVHGVRLFNDGAYHESHDCFELEWYNYGRGSEESAFLHGMVQVAAGAYKHVDFENDDGMRSLFGTALQYFQGVPTDYYGVDVLEVRTTLTNALEDPAVLDGWRIPIDGERPTARAIDYEYIEALEE, from the coding sequence ATGAGCGATCACACCAGCGATCCCACCGTCGCGGCGCCGCCCGACGGCACGGCGCCGACCGGCTGGCTCGAGTCCGCGGGCCGCTGGGAGCACGCGACCCTGCGGGAGGCGACGGTCCACGGCGTCCGCCTGTTCAACGACGGCGCCTACCACGAGAGCCACGACTGCTTCGAACTCGAGTGGTACAACTACGGCCGCGGCAGCGAGGAGAGCGCCTTCCTCCACGGCATGGTCCAGGTCGCCGCGGGCGCGTACAAGCACGTGGACTTCGAGAACGACGACGGCATGCGCTCGCTGTTTGGAACCGCCCTCCAGTACTTCCAGGGCGTCCCGACCGACTACTACGGCGTCGACGTCCTCGAGGTCCGGACGACGCTGACCAACGCCCTCGAGGACCCTGCCGTTCTCGACGGCTGGCGGATTCCGATCGACGGCGAGCGCCCGACCGCGCGGGCGATCGACTACGAGTACATCGAGGCTCTCGAGGAGTGA
- the wecB gene encoding non-hydrolyzing UDP-N-acetylglucosamine 2-epimerase: MRVLSVVGARPQFVKAAVVSRKIRDVGEEVLVHTGQHYDEEMSDVFFEELDIPEPEYNLGVKSDTHGRQTARMIAELEPVVEEEDPDVVLLYGDTNSTLAGAIVGSKRDVAVAHVEAGLRSGNREMPEEVNRILTDHASDLCFAPSEAAVDNLAAEGIVDGVHWTGDVMYDAVLAARDRARENSTILEDLGLEPDEFVLTTVHRASNTDERENLEAILDGLADAPLPVVFPAHPRTVNRLQEYDLWERATDDLEIIEPLGYLDFVRLLDTAERVATDSGGVQKEAFFLGTRCVTMREETEWTETVDCGWNQLVGPNADLIREGLTTDWEPQSNPQPYGDGSASRRIVGLLQEELETTPDRRIEAPPLD; the protein is encoded by the coding sequence ATGCGGGTTCTGTCCGTCGTCGGCGCGCGCCCGCAGTTCGTCAAGGCCGCGGTCGTCTCCCGAAAGATCCGCGACGTCGGCGAGGAGGTGCTGGTCCACACCGGTCAGCACTACGATGAGGAGATGTCCGACGTCTTCTTCGAGGAACTCGACATCCCCGAACCCGAGTACAACCTCGGCGTCAAGTCCGACACGCACGGCCGGCAAACGGCCCGGATGATCGCCGAACTCGAGCCGGTCGTCGAAGAGGAAGACCCCGACGTCGTGCTGCTGTACGGGGACACGAACTCGACGCTGGCCGGCGCGATCGTCGGCTCGAAGCGCGACGTGGCCGTCGCCCACGTCGAGGCCGGCCTGCGCAGCGGCAACCGCGAGATGCCCGAGGAGGTAAACCGCATCCTCACGGACCACGCCTCGGATCTGTGCTTCGCCCCCAGCGAGGCCGCGGTCGACAACCTCGCGGCCGAAGGAATCGTCGACGGCGTCCACTGGACCGGCGACGTGATGTACGACGCCGTCCTCGCGGCCCGCGACCGCGCCCGCGAGAACTCGACGATCCTCGAGGACCTCGGCCTCGAACCGGACGAGTTCGTCCTGACGACGGTCCACCGCGCCAGCAACACCGACGAACGCGAGAACCTCGAGGCGATCTTAGACGGCCTCGCGGACGCGCCGCTGCCGGTCGTCTTCCCGGCGCACCCGCGGACCGTCAATCGGCTGCAGGAGTACGACCTCTGGGAGCGTGCGACCGACGACCTCGAGATCATCGAGCCGCTGGGCTACCTCGATTTCGTCCGGCTGCTCGATACGGCCGAACGGGTCGCCACCGACTCCGGCGGCGTCCAGAAGGAGGCCTTTTTCCTCGGCACCCGCTGCGTGACCATGCGCGAGGAGACCGAGTGGACCGAAACCGTCGACTGCGGCTGGAACCAACTCGTCGGGCCGAACGCGGACCTGATCCGCGAGGGGCTGACGACCGATTGGGAGCCCCAGTCGAACCCCCAGCCCTACGGCGACGGCTCCGCCAGCCGGCGGATCGTCGGCCTGCTACAGGAGGAACTCGAGACGACTCCCGACCGGAGAATCGAAGCGCCGCCGCTCGACTAG